The following are encoded in a window of Haloarcula halophila genomic DNA:
- a CDS encoding PAS domain-containing sensor histidine kinase: MDPDEGAMLPVLLDQALDKIVLVDADGEYLYVNAAARRILGFESEALVGTNAFEYIHPVDRDRTWATFESVVDADEPTAETVSYRHRDSDGGWIWLESRFSNQTDEGLGGYVISSREITRRREAQRERAAVEEQFIELSQAADDVLWLFEGDWSELLFLNSAYETVYGQPSDEVRADPTAFLDTVHPDDVDLVVDAMDRLSAGEPVDIEYRVNPDRDYGVWVWVQGTPIIRDGTVDRIAGFTRDISDRRRRERQLVVMGNILRHNLRNDMTTIVGNAELIADRGGEAVEPFVETIVRVGEALLEDAETQRRIIDLLTDHEMPTVRDLAAIVETEVATLRETYPDAVVETDIPATADAAALPEIAAAVGELLDNAVVHAETDAPTVAVSVRADEQWVTVEVCDDCPPIPREEFRVLTGEQPMDEVTHTTGLGLWLVFWSVDLSGGRIEFDETDRGNRISISLPVR, from the coding sequence CGAGGGAGCGATGCTCCCCGTGCTTCTCGACCAGGCACTCGATAAGATCGTCCTCGTGGACGCTGACGGCGAGTACCTGTACGTCAACGCGGCCGCCAGACGAATCCTCGGCTTCGAGTCCGAGGCGCTCGTCGGGACCAACGCGTTCGAGTACATCCATCCCGTGGATCGGGATCGGACCTGGGCGACCTTCGAGTCGGTCGTCGACGCCGACGAACCGACTGCAGAGACGGTCTCGTACCGGCATCGCGACAGCGACGGTGGGTGGATCTGGCTGGAAAGCCGGTTCTCGAACCAAACCGACGAGGGTCTCGGTGGGTACGTCATCAGCTCTCGGGAGATCACACGCCGGCGGGAGGCCCAACGCGAACGTGCCGCGGTCGAAGAGCAGTTCATCGAACTCTCACAGGCTGCCGACGACGTGCTCTGGCTGTTCGAGGGCGACTGGAGCGAACTCCTCTTTCTCAACTCCGCCTACGAGACCGTCTACGGGCAACCCTCGGACGAGGTCCGGGCCGACCCGACGGCGTTTCTCGACACCGTCCATCCCGACGACGTCGACCTGGTCGTCGACGCGATGGACCGACTCTCGGCCGGCGAGCCCGTCGACATCGAATACCGTGTCAATCCGGACCGTGACTACGGCGTCTGGGTCTGGGTCCAGGGGACACCGATCATCAGGGACGGGACCGTCGACCGCATCGCCGGGTTCACCCGCGACATCTCGGACCGTCGGCGTCGGGAACGCCAACTCGTCGTGATGGGGAACATCCTCCGACACAACCTCCGGAACGACATGACGACGATCGTGGGCAACGCCGAACTGATCGCCGACCGGGGCGGTGAGGCGGTGGAACCGTTCGTCGAGACGATCGTCCGGGTCGGGGAGGCACTGCTCGAAGACGCCGAAACACAGCGCCGGATCATCGACTTACTCACCGATCACGAGATGCCGACGGTCCGTGATCTCGCCGCTATCGTCGAGACCGAAGTGGCGACACTCCGGGAGACGTATCCCGACGCCGTCGTCGAGACCGATATCCCCGCGACGGCCGACGCTGCGGCGCTGCCCGAGATCGCCGCCGCCGTCGGCGAACTACTCGACAACGCCGTTGTCCACGCCGAGACCGACGCTCCGACAGTGGCGGTGTCGGTCCGGGCCGACGAGCAGTGGGTGACCGTCGAGGTGTGCGACGACTGTCCGCCGATTCCGCGGGAGGAGTTCCGGGTACTGACCGGCGAGCAGCCGATGGACGAGGTCACACACACGACCGGACTCGGGCTCTGGCTGGTCTTCTGGAGCGTCGATCTCTCCGGGGGGCGCATCGAGTTCGACGAGACCGACCGCGGGAACCGCATCAGTATCTCGTTGCCGGTGCGCTGA
- the mutS gene encoding DNA mismatch repair protein MutS: MDAALGPPEKMAELDDELTPMMAQYFELCRQYDDALVLFQVGDFYEAFCEAAERVARLCEITLTQRTDSTGEYPMAGIPIDNAESYVETLLDAGYRIAIADQVEDPDEVSGVVERAVTRIVTPGTLTEAELLGGADNNYVAALAGGDDYGLALLDVSTGDCYATSVGSETAVTDELSRFGPAEAIVGPGVEVDEEAVFGPSCLVSAYEPAAFERDAAADLVERYFGPPERLLAGDSERRACGALLAYAEYTRGNSGAVGPDGEPTAEDDPTETLGYLNHLTRYDPREYMLLDAVAVESLELFERRSVRGHENRTLVDTVDETACALGRRELTDWLRRPLLDEDRIDARHEAVAVLKRDPATREALHDLLNEVYDLERLVSRVSRGRANARDLRSLAATLSVVPDVREQLADADARLLGDLHATLDPLADVREEIEAAIRPDPPQEITEGGVIREGYDEELDELRSTERSGKQWIDDLEATERERTDIDSLKVGHNSVHGYYIEVTNANLDSVPEDYQRRQTLKNSERFYTPELKAREEEIMRAETAADDLEYELFRAVRETVADEAERIQALADRLARLDVLVSFGTVAARYDYARPTVGADGIDITAGRHPVVERAEDAFVPNDTRLGAVGDRADDDHPPRFAVITGPNMSGKSTYMRQVACLCLLAQAGSFVPAESASVPILDRVFTRVGASDDIAGGRSTFMIEMTELATILQSATEASLVLLDEVGRGTSTADGLAIARAVTEYLHDEVGAYTLFATHHHELTDAAADLPGVVNRHFETSPGDEVVFDHELAAGPAAASYGVEVAEMAGVPESVVERSRALLDREQASDAGEPPTGDPATNGHGTANVGGTEATGGDRDDSTGSDASAPGSVRETLREVDVATMTPLEAMNTLATLADRVE; this comes from the coding sequence ATGGACGCTGCGCTTGGCCCACCGGAGAAGATGGCCGAGCTGGACGACGAACTGACGCCGATGATGGCACAGTACTTCGAGCTGTGCCGGCAGTACGACGACGCGCTCGTGCTCTTCCAGGTCGGGGACTTCTACGAAGCCTTCTGTGAGGCGGCCGAGCGGGTCGCGCGGCTCTGTGAGATCACGCTGACCCAGCGGACCGACTCCACCGGCGAGTATCCGATGGCCGGCATCCCCATCGACAACGCCGAGTCCTACGTCGAGACGCTGCTGGACGCAGGCTACCGGATCGCGATCGCCGACCAGGTCGAGGACCCCGACGAGGTCAGCGGCGTCGTCGAGCGGGCCGTCACCCGCATCGTCACGCCCGGAACGTTGACCGAGGCCGAACTACTCGGCGGCGCGGACAACAACTACGTCGCGGCACTGGCCGGTGGTGACGACTACGGGCTGGCGCTGTTGGACGTCTCGACGGGGGACTGTTACGCGACCAGCGTCGGCTCGGAGACGGCGGTGACCGACGAGTTGAGCCGCTTCGGGCCGGCGGAGGCGATCGTCGGCCCCGGCGTCGAGGTGGACGAAGAGGCGGTCTTCGGGCCGTCATGTCTCGTCTCGGCGTACGAGCCGGCGGCCTTCGAACGGGATGCCGCCGCCGACCTCGTCGAGCGGTACTTCGGCCCGCCCGAGCGACTGCTGGCCGGTGACAGTGAGAGACGGGCCTGTGGAGCGCTGCTGGCCTACGCGGAGTACACGCGGGGCAACAGCGGCGCGGTCGGTCCCGACGGCGAACCGACCGCCGAGGACGACCCGACTGAGACGCTGGGGTACCTCAACCACCTGACCCGGTACGATCCACGGGAGTACATGCTCCTCGACGCGGTGGCCGTCGAGAGCCTGGAACTGTTCGAGCGCCGCTCGGTCCGGGGCCACGAGAACCGCACGCTGGTCGACACGGTCGACGAGACGGCCTGTGCGCTGGGCCGGCGGGAACTGACCGACTGGCTCCGCCGGCCGCTGTTGGACGAGGACCGCATCGACGCCCGCCACGAGGCCGTCGCGGTGCTGAAACGGGACCCGGCGACCCGCGAGGCGCTCCACGACCTGCTGAACGAGGTCTACGACCTCGAACGGCTCGTCTCGCGGGTCTCGCGGGGCCGGGCCAACGCCCGGGACCTGCGCTCGCTGGCGGCGACGCTGTCGGTCGTCCCCGACGTCCGCGAGCAGTTGGCCGACGCCGACGCCCGGCTGCTCGGGGACCTGCACGCGACGCTGGACCCGCTCGCGGACGTGCGCGAGGAGATCGAGGCCGCGATCCGGCCGGACCCGCCCCAGGAGATCACCGAGGGCGGCGTCATCAGGGAAGGGTACGACGAGGAGTTAGACGAGTTGCGCTCGACCGAGCGATCGGGCAAGCAGTGGATCGACGACCTCGAAGCCACCGAGCGGGAACGGACCGACATCGACTCGCTGAAGGTCGGCCACAACAGCGTCCACGGCTACTACATCGAGGTGACAAACGCCAACCTCGATTCGGTGCCGGAGGACTACCAGCGCCGCCAGACGCTGAAAAACAGCGAGCGGTTCTACACGCCCGAGCTGAAAGCTCGCGAGGAGGAGATCATGCGGGCCGAGACCGCGGCCGACGACCTGGAGTACGAGCTGTTCCGTGCGGTCCGAGAGACGGTCGCCGACGAGGCCGAGCGGATCCAGGCGCTGGCCGACCGACTGGCGCGACTGGACGTACTCGTCTCCTTCGGGACCGTCGCTGCCCGGTACGACTACGCCCGGCCGACGGTCGGCGCGGACGGCATCGACATCACCGCCGGTCGCCACCCAGTCGTCGAGCGGGCCGAGGACGCGTTCGTCCCGAACGACACCCGCCTGGGCGCGGTCGGCGACCGCGCGGACGACGACCACCCGCCCCGCTTTGCGGTCATCACCGGCCCCAACATGAGCGGGAAGTCCACCTACATGCGTCAGGTGGCCTGTCTCTGCCTACTGGCACAGGCCGGGAGCTTCGTCCCCGCCGAGTCGGCGTCGGTACCGATCCTGGACCGGGTGTTCACCCGGGTCGGGGCCAGCGACGACATCGCCGGCGGCCGCTCGACGTTCATGATCGAGATGACCGAACTCGCGACGATCCTCCAGTCGGCGACCGAGGCGTCGCTGGTCCTGTTGGACGAGGTCGGCCGCGGAACCTCGACGGCCGACGGCCTGGCGATCGCACGGGCGGTCACGGAGTACCTCCACGACGAGGTCGGCGCCTACACGCTGTTTGCGACCCACCACCACGAGTTGACCGACGCGGCCGCCGATCTCCCGGGTGTCGTCAACCGTCACTTCGAGACCAGCCCCGGGGACGAGGTCGTCTTCGACCACGAACTCGCCGCCGGCCCGGCGGCCGCCTCCTACGGCGTCGAGGTGGCCGAGATGGCCGGCGTCCCCGAGTCGGTCGTCGAACGTTCGCGGGCACTGCTGGACCGCGAGCAGGCGTCGGACGCGGGCGAGCCGCCGACCGGCGACCCGGCGACGAACGGACACGGGACGGCGAACGTCGGCGGAACCGAGGCGACGGGTGGCGACCGTGACGACTCGACGGGCTCGGACGCGTCGGCACCGGGGTCGGTTCGCGAGACGTTGCGGGAAGTCGACGTGGCGACGATGACGCCGCTCGAAGCGATGAACACGCTGGCGACGCTGGCGGATCGGGTCGAATGA
- a CDS encoding DUF5305 domain-containing protein codes for MNRRSRRLRTVVADNFAVLVAVLLIGGAVGGYLAYTTHVEPGTTTETREVSSWRSTFDVSHRARVVNGTDAFGEGTVLRNRNVYFRRISPRLNGSVTYSYAASDGGTLNTTTTVLLVFRSVGATEGGNTTVYWSVERPLAAANEGSLAPDERTNVPFSVNVTAATAEARRIEEQLGGSPGTLEVSVLARTNVSGTRNGQPVDVTRTNRLRITADGGVYRVSTPGPVVESDSQSEPVTVPAEYGPVRRIGSPLLLGIALCGLLGLTGARYTGRLDVSEAERQWLAYQETRAEFDEWITTGRVPTEADGPPTVTVDSLEGLVDVAIDTDNRVIEDPERGACLVLGSEQWFRYDAPADPLAEDTGGIDPLDQDADGDRTDGDQPDEQPTDEPHPDGDTTG; via the coding sequence ATGAACCGTCGGAGCCGACGACTGCGGACGGTCGTCGCTGACAACTTCGCCGTGCTCGTTGCCGTCCTCCTGATCGGCGGGGCTGTCGGCGGCTACCTCGCGTATACGACGCACGTCGAGCCGGGGACGACCACCGAGACGCGGGAGGTCTCCTCCTGGCGTTCCACGTTCGACGTCTCCCACCGGGCGCGCGTCGTAAACGGAACCGACGCGTTCGGGGAGGGGACGGTGCTTCGGAACCGGAACGTCTACTTCCGGCGGATCAGCCCGCGGCTGAACGGGTCGGTGACCTACAGCTACGCGGCCAGTGACGGGGGCACGTTGAACACGACCACCACGGTTCTCCTCGTCTTTCGCTCGGTGGGCGCAACCGAGGGCGGGAACACGACCGTCTACTGGTCCGTCGAGCGGCCGTTGGCAGCGGCTAATGAGGGGTCACTGGCGCCGGACGAACGGACGAACGTGCCGTTCTCGGTGAACGTCACAGCAGCGACTGCGGAGGCCCGACGGATTGAGGAGCAACTCGGCGGATCGCCCGGAACGCTCGAAGTCTCCGTCCTCGCACGGACGAACGTCTCGGGGACACGGAACGGCCAACCGGTCGACGTCACGAGGACGAACCGGCTGCGTATAACGGCCGACGGGGGCGTCTATCGCGTCAGTACCCCCGGCCCGGTCGTCGAGTCCGACAGTCAAAGCGAGCCCGTCACCGTCCCCGCCGAATACGGGCCGGTCCGACGGATCGGCAGCCCGCTGCTGCTCGGAATCGCGCTGTGTGGGCTACTCGGTCTCACAGGGGCGAGATACACCGGCCGGCTGGATGTCTCGGAGGCCGAACGGCAGTGGCTCGCTTACCAGGAGACACGTGCGGAGTTCGACGAGTGGATAACCACCGGCCGGGTGCCGACGGAGGCGGACGGGCCACCCACGGTGACCGTCGACTCCCTCGAAGGGCTCGTCGACGTGGCCATCGACACGGACAACAGGGTCATCGAGGACCCCGAGAGGGGTGCCTGTCTCGTGCTCGGGAGCGAGCAGTGGTTCCGCTACGACGCTCCCGCGGACCCGCTGGCCGAGGACACCGGAGGGATCGACCCCCTCGACCAGGACGCCGATGGCGACAGAACGGACGGGGACCAGCCCGACGAACAGCCGACCGACGAGCCACACCCTGACGGCGACACCACTGGGTGA
- the nucS gene encoding endonuclease NucS — protein sequence MTAESAVETLSYPAPDTACDLVQRGIDRGAMVTLFGRCAVEYEGRAESSLAPGDRHVTLKPDGAALVHTDEGQQPVNWQPPGCEHTVAVSDGTLLVRSTRETPAERLAITFERVAHAAAFDVSDPEDLALTGTEADLKERILDTPALVEDGLTPLATERETPAGAVDIYAEDAAGRTVVLELKRRRVGPDAVGQLDRYVEALARELHAETEVRGILVAPSVTDRARQLLAEKGLEFVSLEPP from the coding sequence GTGACCGCCGAGAGTGCCGTCGAGACGTTGAGCTATCCGGCCCCCGACACCGCGTGTGACCTCGTCCAGCGGGGCATCGACCGCGGCGCGATGGTGACTCTGTTCGGTCGCTGTGCCGTCGAGTACGAGGGCCGGGCCGAGAGTTCCCTGGCCCCCGGTGACCGACACGTCACGCTCAAGCCCGACGGCGCCGCGCTGGTCCACACTGACGAGGGCCAACAGCCGGTCAACTGGCAGCCCCCGGGGTGTGAACACACCGTCGCCGTCAGCGACGGGACCCTGCTGGTCCGGTCGACCCGGGAGACGCCCGCCGAGCGACTGGCGATCACGTTCGAGCGGGTGGCCCACGCCGCCGCCTTCGACGTGAGCGATCCGGAGGACCTGGCGCTGACCGGGACCGAGGCCGACCTCAAAGAGCGGATCCTCGACACGCCGGCGCTCGTCGAGGACGGGCTCACGCCGCTGGCGACCGAGCGTGAGACGCCCGCCGGGGCCGTCGACATCTACGCCGAGGACGCGGCCGGTCGGACGGTCGTCCTCGAACTGAAACGGCGGCGGGTCGGCCCGGACGCGGTCGGCCAACTGGACCGCTACGTCGAGGCGCTCGCCCGGGAACTCCACGCCGAGACCGAGGTCCGCGGTATCCTGGTCGCGCCGTCGGTCACCGACCGCGCCCGCCAGTTGCTGGCCGAGAAGGGTCTGGAGTTCGTCTCGCTCGAACCGCCGTAG